The following proteins are co-located in the Desulfoscipio sp. XC116 genome:
- a CDS encoding DUF1847 domain-containing protein — protein sequence MNCKGCKDRKCYVEGKTCFPWTEELEKAYSDPVNKKLLATATALEANFYMQLTRVEEVIRFAQEMEYHTIGIAHCIGLAREAEVIASIFEQWFAVKVVCCKICGKDKKEMDLLQINNDKFEAMCNPVGQAMNLNKEKTDLNLLVGLCVGHDILFIKYSDAPVTTLVVKDRVLAHNPLGVIYSRYYLKNKFHVPGII from the coding sequence ATGAACTGCAAGGGATGTAAAGATAGAAAATGTTATGTTGAGGGGAAAACCTGCTTTCCGTGGACCGAAGAATTGGAAAAAGCCTATAGCGATCCTGTAAACAAAAAGCTGTTGGCAACGGCTACTGCGCTTGAGGCTAACTTTTATATGCAGTTGACGAGGGTGGAGGAAGTCATTCGGTTCGCTCAAGAAATGGAATACCATACTATTGGTATTGCTCATTGTATTGGATTAGCCAGAGAGGCTGAAGTTATTGCTTCTATCTTTGAGCAGTGGTTTGCTGTGAAAGTGGTTTGTTGCAAGATTTGCGGAAAAGATAAAAAAGAGATGGATCTGTTGCAGATTAATAATGATAAATTTGAAGCTATGTGTAATCCGGTAGGGCAGGCGATGAATTTAAACAAGGAAAAAACAGATCTTAATTTGCTTGTCGGCCTTTGTGTGGGACATGATATTTTATTTATCAAATATTCCGACGCCCCTGTGACTACATTGGTGGTCAAAGACCGCGTATTAGCTCATAACCCGCTGGGGGTAATTTATTCCCGGTATTATTTAAAGAATAAGTTTCATGTTCCCGGCATCATATAG